Proteins encoded within one genomic window of Triticum aestivum cultivar Chinese Spring chromosome 2D, IWGSC CS RefSeq v2.1, whole genome shotgun sequence:
- the LOC123053223 gene encoding cytochrome P450 77A4, protein MSMQQQQQQPALANLLGAMPAASMISLAFTAAVATAALFVAVAVARYNRKYRGLRLPPGPPGWPIVGNLFQVAFSGKLFIHYIRDLRREYGPILTLRMGVRTLVVISSAELVHEALVEKGAEFASRPAENTTRNIFSSNKFTVNSAVYGAEWRSLRRNMVSGMLSTSRLREFRPARLRAMDRFVARMRAEAAASADGASVWVLRNARFAVFCILLDMTFGLLDLDEEHIVHIDAVLKRVLLAVGVRMDDYLPFLRPFFWRKQLRALAVRREQVDTLLPLINRRRAILRDMQSSPPDPNVAAPFSYLDSLLDLHIEGREGADDELVTLCAELINGGTDTTATAIEWAMARVVDNPSIQARLHEEIMQQVGDARPIDDKDIESMPYLQAFVKELLRKHPPTYFSLTHAAVKPGSKLAGYDVPTDANLDIFLPTISEDPKLWDRPTEFDPDRFLTGGETADMTGSAGIRMIPFGAGRRICPGLAMGTTHIALMVARMLQEFEWRAHPSQPAVDFKDKVEFTVVMNQPLLATVKPRKMSL, encoded by the coding sequence ATGTCCatgcaacaacaacagcaacaaccgGCGCTTGCCAACCTTCTCGGCGCAATGCCTGCGGCCTCCATGATCAGCCTCGCCTTCACGGCCGCCGTGGCTACCGCGGCCTTATTCGTGGCCGTCGCTGTGGCGAGGTACAACCGCAAGTACCGGGGGCTGAGGCTCCCACCCGGCCCGCCCGGGTGGCCCATCGTCGGGAACCTCTTCCAGGTCGCCTTCTCCGGGAAGCTCTTCATCCACTACATCCGCGACCTCCGGCGTGAGTACGGGCCCATCCTGACGCTGCGGATGGGGGTGCGCACGCTCGTCGTCATCAGCAGCGCCGAGCTCGTGCACGAGGCGCTCGTCGAGAAGGGCGCGGAGTTCGCCAGCCGCCCCGCCGAGAACACCACGCGCAACATCTTCTCctccaacaagttcaccgtcaacTCCGCCGTGTACGGCGCCGAGTGGCGGTCGCTTCGTCGGAACATGGTGTCCGGGATGCTGAGCACGTCGCGCCTCCGGGAGTTCCGCCCGGCGAGGCTTCGAGCCATGGATCGGTTCGTGGCGCGGATGCGCGCCGAGGCCGCGGCGTCCGCCGACGGGGCCTCCGTGTGGGTGCTCCGCAACGCGCGCTTCGCGGTCTTCTGCATCCTGCTCGATATGACCTTCGGCCTGCTCGACCTGGACGAGGAGCACATCGTGCACATCGACGCCGTCTTGAAGCGCGTGCTGCTCGCCGTCGGCGTGCGCATGGACGACTACCTCCCGTTCCTCCGCCCCTTCTTCTGGCGGAAGCAGCTCCGGGCGCTCGCCGTTCGCCGCGAGCAGGTCGACACGCTCCTCCCACTCATCAACCGCCGCCGCGCCATCCTCCGCGACATGCAGAGCTCGCCGCCAGATCCCAACGTCGCTGCGCCCTTCTCTTACCTCGACTCGCTGCTCGACCTCCATATCGAGGGCCGCGAAGGCGCAGACGACGAGCTGGTCACGCTGTGCGCGGAGCTGATCAACGGCGGCACCGACACCACGGCCACTGCCATTGAGTGGGCCATGGCGCGCGTCGTGGACAACCCGTCCATCCAGGCCCGGCTCCACGAGGAGATCATGCAGCAAGTCGGCGACGCCCGGCCAATCGACGACAAGGACATCGAAAGCATGCCGTACCTCCAGGCCTTCGTCAAGGAGCTCCTCCGGAAGCACCCGCCCACGTACTTTTCGCTCACCCACGCCGCCGTCAAGCCTGGGAGCAAGCTCGCCGGCTACGACGTGCCCACGGACGCGAACCTGGACATCTTCCTCCCGACCATCTCGGAGGACCCCAAGCTGTGGGACCGGCCGACGGAGTTCGACCCGGACAGGTTCCTAACCGGCGGCGAGACCGCGGACATGACAGGGTCCGCGGGCATCCGGATGATACCgttcggggcggggcggcggatcTGCCCGGGCTTGGCCATGGGGACGACGCACATCGCGCTGATGGTGGCGCGGATGCTGCAGGAGTTCGAGTGGCGCGCGCACCCGTCGCAGCCGGCGGTGGACTTCAAGGATAAGGTGGAGTTCACGGTGGTGATGAACCAGCCGCTGCTGGCCACGGTGAAGCCCCGGAAGATGTCGCTCTGA